A region of Ochrobactrum quorumnocens DNA encodes the following proteins:
- the betB gene encoding betaine-aldehyde dehydrogenase, with translation MKVQPKASHFIGGAFVEDKAGKPLPVFYPATGEEIAKLYSATPDVIEAAYAAALKAQVEWAALKPVERGRILRRTAEILREKNKKLSKLETLDTGKALQETLVADAASAADALEFFGGIISGFNGEFVELGGSFAYTRREALGICVGIGAWNYPIQIAAWKSAPALAMGNAFIFKPSENTPLSALALAEAYKEAGLPDGLFNVVQGFGDVGAALVNHRLTAKVSLTGSVPTGKRIMSQAGEHLKHVTMELGGKSPIIVFDDADLESAIGGAMLGNFYSTGQVCSNGTRVFVHRNVRERFVERLVERTRKIRIGDPLDEATQMGPLVNGAQRDKVLSYIGKGKAEGATLAYGGGVPKLQGFDKGCFIEPTIFTDVTDNMMIAREEIFGPVMSVLEFTDEDEVIARANDTEFGLAAGVFTADIARGHRVISQIKAGTCWINAYNLTPVEVPFGGYKQSGIGRENGIAALTHYSQIKTVYVEMGKVDSPY, from the coding sequence ATGAAAGTACAACCCAAAGCCTCGCATTTCATCGGCGGCGCATTCGTCGAAGACAAAGCGGGAAAGCCGCTTCCCGTTTTCTATCCAGCAACTGGTGAAGAAATCGCCAAGCTCTATTCGGCAACGCCTGATGTGATTGAGGCCGCCTATGCGGCAGCCCTCAAAGCACAGGTCGAATGGGCGGCACTCAAGCCTGTCGAGCGCGGCCGCATTCTGCGCCGCACGGCGGAAATTTTACGCGAGAAAAACAAGAAACTGTCAAAGCTTGAGACACTCGACACCGGCAAGGCGCTTCAGGAAACGCTTGTTGCAGATGCAGCGTCCGCCGCAGATGCTCTCGAATTCTTCGGCGGCATCATCTCCGGTTTCAATGGCGAGTTCGTGGAGCTTGGTGGATCGTTTGCCTATACGCGTCGTGAAGCGCTCGGCATCTGCGTCGGTATTGGCGCATGGAATTATCCGATTCAGATCGCCGCATGGAAATCTGCCCCGGCGCTCGCCATGGGCAATGCATTCATCTTCAAGCCATCAGAAAACACGCCCCTCTCCGCGCTCGCGCTGGCTGAAGCCTATAAGGAAGCGGGCCTGCCGGATGGTCTGTTCAACGTCGTTCAGGGCTTTGGTGATGTGGGTGCTGCACTCGTCAATCACCGCCTGACTGCCAAGGTTTCCCTGACCGGATCGGTTCCGACAGGCAAGCGGATCATGTCGCAGGCTGGCGAGCATTTGAAGCATGTCACGATGGAACTTGGTGGCAAATCGCCAATTATCGTTTTCGACGATGCAGATCTTGAAAGTGCCATTGGCGGCGCGATGCTCGGCAACTTCTATTCAACCGGTCAGGTCTGTTCAAACGGCACCCGCGTGTTCGTTCATAGGAATGTACGTGAACGATTTGTTGAACGTCTCGTCGAACGTACGCGCAAGATTCGTATTGGCGATCCGCTTGATGAAGCGACCCAGATGGGACCGCTCGTCAATGGTGCGCAGCGCGACAAGGTTCTCTCCTATATCGGAAAAGGCAAAGCCGAAGGCGCGACCCTCGCCTATGGTGGCGGCGTTCCAAAGCTGCAGGGATTCGATAAGGGCTGTTTCATCGAGCCGACCATCTTCACAGACGTAACCGACAACATGATGATCGCCCGTGAAGAAATCTTTGGCCCTGTCATGAGCGTTCTGGAGTTCACAGACGAAGATGAGGTGATTGCACGCGCCAACGATACTGAATTTGGTTTGGCCGCTGGTGTGTTTACGGCTGACATCGCACGTGGCCATCGCGTGATCAGCCAAATCAAGGCCGGGACTTGCTGGATCAATGCCTATAATCTGACACCTGTGGAAGTGCCATTCGGTGGCTACAAGCAATCCGGCATAGGGCGTGAAAACGGCATCGCAGCCCTGACGCATTACAGCCAGATCAAGACCGTCTATGTAGAAATGGGCAAGGTCGACAGCCCTTACTAA
- a CDS encoding helix-turn-helix domain-containing protein, with protein MTKELFLSTDMVDAEIRDDFWRDAVKLFYEVSSLDDENKRGFIGTLRSYPFGNMLVGSTTFNSQHYERTTSIIAQSGLDHYVLQVMLAGTLSGDFNGVAVSAKPGDIFILDMAQVISSQAEAGARLTVIMPRQELEKLVGWRNLHGMILKAEAPTTQLLFEYLRGLNDVVQELSAMESIAAKDALLVLLASCIKGADKGSVENVPINLPIRNRILAYIDKNITNPLLGPHSIQQHFRMSRSHLYRAFEPDEGVAKVIRDKRLDLAYRIVIDKKGKAISLKEVAYRCGFHDGTQLTKAFKARFGLTPKEAREAQDPIPLQGDGGTLTIHEHLSLQAKKAGILQN; from the coding sequence ATGACAAAAGAGCTGTTTTTATCGACAGATATGGTCGATGCCGAAATTCGTGACGACTTCTGGCGTGACGCCGTAAAGCTGTTTTACGAAGTGTCGTCGCTCGATGATGAAAATAAAAGAGGCTTTATAGGAACATTACGTTCTTACCCCTTCGGCAATATGTTGGTCGGTTCTACAACGTTCAACAGTCAACATTATGAGCGCACAACGAGTATCATCGCCCAGAGTGGTCTTGATCATTATGTCCTTCAGGTCATGCTGGCTGGCACTTTGAGCGGCGACTTCAATGGTGTTGCTGTCTCTGCGAAGCCCGGTGATATTTTCATTCTCGACATGGCCCAAGTCATATCCAGTCAAGCTGAAGCAGGCGCGCGTCTGACCGTCATCATGCCTCGTCAAGAACTTGAGAAGCTTGTTGGCTGGCGCAATCTGCATGGGATGATTCTTAAAGCCGAGGCTCCCACGACACAGCTTTTGTTTGAATATCTGCGTGGCTTGAATGATGTTGTTCAGGAGCTTTCGGCGATGGAATCTATTGCCGCCAAGGATGCTTTGTTGGTGCTGCTTGCTTCATGCATCAAGGGTGCCGACAAAGGTTCAGTTGAGAATGTCCCGATCAACCTGCCCATACGCAACCGTATCCTTGCTTACATCGACAAGAACATCACAAATCCGCTGCTGGGACCACATTCGATACAGCAGCATTTCCGCATGTCACGGTCGCATCTTTATCGCGCCTTTGAGCCGGATGAAGGCGTGGCAAAGGTTATTCGCGATAAAAGATTGGATCTCGCGTACCGGATTGTTATCGACAAGAAGGGCAAGGCAATTTCCTTGAAGGAGGTCGCTTATCGTTGCGGATTTCACGATGGAACGCAGCTCACGAAGGCTTTCAAAGCCCGTTTCGGGCTTACACCGAAGGAAGCGCGCGAAGCTCAGGATCCCATACCGCTACAGGGAGACGGTGGAACTCTGACTATTCATGAGCATCTGTCCTTACAGGCCAAAAAGGCCGGTATTCTCCAAAATTAA
- a CDS encoding DUF2793 domain-containing protein, which translates to MDQTPNLKLPYIMPSQAQKHVTHNEALRLLDAVVHLSVKSRIQTGAPIGPLSGERHIVASPATGLWVGKDGMIAFFIDDGWSFVTVAKGWLAYVEDEGRLLVFNGTEWEVTGSVPDSLSLSMLGVQATADAINRFAISSEASLFNNAGAGHQIKVNKQAATNTASLLFQSNWTGHAEMGLNGDNNFSIKVGDDVGNWREAVKVDRATGNVAVGSIWPETRLHVDGPIRPASFAIADLPSAAAHGAGAMVFVNNASTGPQMVYSNGSGWLSMRTGAAIT; encoded by the coding sequence ATGGATCAAACACCAAATCTGAAACTTCCCTATATCATGCCCAGTCAGGCGCAGAAGCATGTCACGCATAATGAGGCGCTGCGATTGCTTGATGCCGTCGTGCATCTCAGTGTGAAATCGCGCATACAAACTGGCGCGCCCATCGGACCGCTCTCAGGTGAGCGGCATATAGTTGCAAGCCCTGCAACCGGCTTGTGGGTTGGAAAAGACGGAATGATTGCCTTCTTCATCGATGACGGCTGGTCTTTTGTTACGGTCGCAAAAGGCTGGCTTGCCTATGTCGAGGATGAAGGCAGATTGCTGGTGTTCAACGGCACTGAGTGGGAGGTCACAGGCTCGGTGCCCGATAGCCTGTCGCTCTCGATGCTTGGTGTGCAGGCCACAGCGGATGCAATCAACCGTTTTGCAATCTCGTCGGAAGCAAGCCTCTTTAACAATGCGGGTGCCGGCCATCAGATCAAAGTGAACAAACAGGCGGCAACAAATACAGCAAGCCTGTTGTTCCAATCAAACTGGACGGGCCATGCAGAGATGGGCCTGAATGGCGATAATAATTTCAGCATCAAGGTTGGCGACGATGTGGGCAATTGGCGCGAAGCTGTTAAGGTTGATCGAGCAACCGGCAATGTCGCAGTCGGCTCCATATGGCCGGAAACTCGCCTGCATGTCGACGGCCCGATACGTCCTGCATCTTTTGCGATAGCAGATTTGCCATCGGCAGCAGCGCATGGGGCAGGGGCGATGGTTTTTGTCAATAATGCAAGTACCGGCCCCCAAATGGTCTATTCAAACGGTTCTGGCTGGCTCAGCATGCGAACGGGCGCAGCAATCACCTGA
- the betA gene encoding choline dehydrogenase gives MEADFVIIGSGSAGSAMAYRLSEDGRHSVIVIEFGGPDIGPLIQMPAALSFPMNMETYDWGFSTEPEPHIGGRSLVTPRGKVVGGSSSINGMVYVRGHARDYDHWSESGARGWSYADVLPYFKRMENSHGGQDGWRGTDGPLHIQRGRRDNPLFKAFVDAGHQAGFEVTEDYNGQKQEGFGPMEQTIHNGRRWSAANAYLKPALKRPNVKLVKGLARKIVLEGKRAVGVEIEAGRTFSTIRARREVIIAASSINSPKLLMLSGIGPAVQLKEHGIDVVADRPGVGQNLQDHLEVYIQQECTQPITLYSKLNLFSKAMIGAQWLFFKSGDGATNHFESAAFVRSKAGVEYPDIQYHFLPVAIRYDGKAAAESHGFQAHVGPMRSKSRGSVTLRSANPRDKPRIQFNYMSHEDDWADFRHCVRLTREIFGQNAFAPFSGAEIQPGANVQSDDEIDNFLREHVESAFHPCGTCKMGAVDDPMAVVDPECRVIGIDGLRVADSSIFPRITNGNLNGPSIMTGEKASDHILGRTPLARSNQEPWINPRWQVSDR, from the coding sequence ATGGAAGCGGACTTCGTTATCATCGGCTCCGGCTCTGCCGGTTCAGCTATGGCCTACCGCCTCTCCGAAGACGGCAGACATTCGGTTATCGTGATCGAATTTGGCGGACCGGACATCGGACCGCTGATCCAGATGCCTGCCGCCCTCTCCTTCCCCATGAATATGGAAACGTACGACTGGGGGTTTTCTACCGAACCTGAACCACATATTGGTGGACGCAGCCTGGTCACGCCGCGTGGCAAAGTGGTTGGCGGCTCCTCTTCGATCAACGGCATGGTTTACGTGCGTGGTCATGCCCGCGATTACGACCATTGGTCAGAAAGTGGCGCGCGGGGCTGGTCCTATGCCGATGTGTTGCCCTATTTCAAGCGGATGGAAAATTCGCATGGCGGACAAGACGGATGGCGCGGTACGGATGGTCCGTTGCATATTCAGCGTGGCAGACGCGATAATCCACTATTCAAGGCCTTTGTGGATGCGGGACATCAAGCGGGTTTTGAAGTCACGGAAGACTATAATGGCCAAAAGCAGGAAGGCTTCGGCCCGATGGAGCAGACGATCCATAATGGACGCCGCTGGTCTGCGGCTAATGCCTATCTGAAACCGGCTTTAAAGCGCCCGAATGTCAAACTCGTCAAAGGCCTCGCACGCAAGATCGTGCTTGAGGGCAAACGCGCCGTGGGCGTCGAAATCGAAGCAGGTCGCACCTTCTCAACCATTCGTGCACGACGCGAAGTCATTATAGCGGCTTCGTCTATCAACTCACCAAAGCTTCTGATGCTGTCGGGCATTGGCCCTGCGGTGCAGCTGAAAGAGCATGGAATTGATGTAGTGGCAGACCGCCCCGGTGTAGGCCAAAATCTGCAAGATCATCTTGAAGTCTATATCCAGCAGGAATGCACGCAGCCCATCACGCTCTACTCCAAGCTCAACCTTTTCTCGAAAGCGATGATCGGCGCGCAATGGCTGTTCTTCAAATCAGGAGATGGCGCCACCAACCATTTTGAATCTGCCGCTTTCGTGCGCTCGAAAGCAGGGGTGGAATATCCCGATATTCAATATCACTTCCTCCCAGTCGCCATTCGTTATGACGGCAAGGCAGCAGCAGAGTCTCACGGATTTCAGGCACATGTCGGGCCAATGCGATCCAAATCGCGCGGCAGTGTGACGCTTCGCTCGGCCAACCCACGAGACAAGCCACGGATTCAGTTCAACTATATGTCGCACGAGGATGACTGGGCAGACTTCCGCCATTGCGTGCGGCTAACCCGAGAAATATTCGGCCAGAATGCCTTCGCGCCCTTTAGTGGCGCCGAAATTCAGCCCGGCGCAAATGTGCAATCGGATGATGAGATCGACAACTTCCTCCGCGAACATGTGGAAAGTGCATTCCATCCTTGCGGAACCTGTAAGATGGGTGCAGTTGACGATCCGATGGCCGTCGTTGACCCTGAATGTCGTGTTATCGGCATTGATGGCCTGCGTGTTGCAGATTCGTCTATTTTCCCGCGTATAACCAACGGCAATCTCAATGGGCCGTCGATTATGACCGGTGAAAAGGCTTCCGATCACATTCTTGGCCGCACGCCCCTAGCACGCTCCAATCAGGAACCCTGGATTAACCCACGTTGGCAAGTTTCCGATCGTTAA
- the betI gene encoding transcriptional regulator BetI, whose protein sequence is MPKIGMEPLRRRELIDAAIRTIGQRGSLDVTVAQIAHEAGVSPALAHHYFGGKDKLILATMRHLLRELGSDLNAAMKLAETPQERIAAIIAVNFSASQFAQETIAAWLTFYVHAQQSEDTKRLLRIYARRLHSNFVFALEQLTSRDRANRIAEGAGALIDGLYIRHALGADAPNAASAIALVEDYIAVQLSVEK, encoded by the coding sequence ATGCCCAAGATCGGGATGGAACCTTTACGGCGGCGCGAACTGATCGATGCTGCCATCCGCACAATCGGCCAGCGCGGTTCACTGGACGTAACTGTTGCGCAGATTGCTCATGAAGCAGGTGTATCGCCTGCGCTCGCGCATCATTATTTTGGCGGCAAGGACAAACTCATCCTCGCCACCATGCGTCATCTGCTTCGCGAGCTTGGAAGTGACTTGAACGCCGCAATGAAGCTTGCTGAAACCCCACAAGAACGCATTGCAGCGATTATTGCGGTGAACTTTTCCGCTTCGCAGTTCGCACAGGAAACGATTGCCGCCTGGCTGACCTTCTATGTCCACGCGCAGCAGTCGGAAGACACCAAACGGCTCTTACGCATTTATGCGCGCCGCCTGCATTCAAATTTCGTCTTTGCACTTGAACAACTGACCAGCCGCGACCGTGCAAATCGCATTGCCGAAGGTGCAGGTGCGCTGATTGACGGACTTTATATCCGGCATGCGTTGGGTGCCGACGCACCAAATGCAGCATCTGCGATCGCTCTCGTGGAAGATTACATTGCCGTTCAGCTGTCGGTGGAGAAATGA
- a CDS encoding GreA/GreB family elongation factor, translating into MSRAFTKEQDDAPTDLGERPISPHRNLVTPDGMKLIEDELARLHRELAEANVAGERSTIARLSRDLRYWTARRETAELSVSERDSNVVRFGMTVELEDLDGTARTWTIVGEDEADPAKGKISHMAPVAIMLFGKPVGDVVMINGKEWEIVAVSG; encoded by the coding sequence ATGAGCAGAGCTTTTACCAAGGAACAGGATGACGCTCCGACTGATCTCGGTGAGCGTCCCATTAGCCCGCATCGTAATCTCGTCACGCCGGATGGCATGAAGCTGATTGAGGACGAACTTGCGCGGCTGCACCGCGAATTGGCTGAGGCCAATGTCGCGGGAGAACGCTCCACAATTGCGCGTCTTTCACGCGATTTACGCTACTGGACAGCGCGCCGCGAAACGGCTGAGCTGTCCGTGTCGGAGCGCGATAGCAACGTTGTGCGTTTTGGAATGACGGTCGAACTCGAAGATCTCGACGGAACGGCCCGCACATGGACCATCGTCGGCGAAGACGAAGCTGATCCGGCCAAGGGTAAAATATCTCACATGGCCCCGGTCGCCATCATGCTTTTTGGTAAACCGGTAGGTGACGTCGTCATGATCAACGGCAAGGAGTGGGAGATCGTGGCTGTTAGTGGTTGA
- the uraH gene encoding hydroxyisourate hydrolase: MGKLSTHVLDTAHGSPAAAMRIELYRLGALGKTELIKRTVTNLDGRTDEPLLSGSEMQEGTYELQFHVAEYFEARGADVANPPFLDLIPIRFAIADEDGNYHVPLLVSPWSYSTYRGS, encoded by the coding sequence ATGGGCAAGCTATCTACACATGTTCTCGACACTGCGCATGGTAGTCCGGCGGCAGCGATGCGGATTGAGCTTTATAGGCTTGGAGCCTTGGGAAAAACGGAGCTGATTAAGCGTACTGTCACCAATCTCGATGGTCGCACAGATGAGCCGCTGCTGAGCGGGAGTGAAATGCAGGAAGGCACTTATGAGCTGCAATTTCATGTCGCTGAATATTTTGAAGCACGCGGCGCAGACGTTGCCAATCCTCCGTTCCTTGATCTCATCCCAATCCGTTTCGCGATCGCGGATGAAGACGGCAATTACCATGTGCCACTTCTGGTCAGCCCCTGGTCTTATTCGACCTATCGCGGAAGCTGA